Proteins encoded together in one Azospirillum brasilense window:
- a CDS encoding response regulator: MNAPSTPPVHILLVEDEAVVAMAMEDTLVCAGFRVTVTHNGRDALEADAKDRADLLLTDLRMPIMDGKVLIQRLRGGRPGLPVVVVTGTPPEDGVASIQRGDPGRMRLLVKPISMADLVVAVQWVIEPA, encoded by the coding sequence ATGAACGCGCCGTCGACTCCTCCTGTTCACATCCTTCTGGTCGAGGACGAGGCTGTCGTGGCCATGGCCATGGAGGACACGCTGGTCTGTGCGGGGTTCCGTGTCACGGTCACGCACAACGGCCGGGACGCGCTGGAAGCCGATGCCAAGGACCGGGCCGATCTGTTGCTGACCGATCTCAGGATGCCCATCATGGACGGGAAGGTCCTGATCCAACGGTTGCGTGGCGGCCGGCCCGGTCTTCCCGTCGTGGTCGTGACCGGGACGCCGCCGGAGGACGGCGTGGCCAGCATTCAAAGGGGCGACCCCGGTCGCATGCGGCTCCTTGTGAAACCAATTTCGATGGCGGACCTTGTCGTCGCCGTCCAGTGGGTGATCGAGCCGGCATGA
- a CDS encoding CBS domain-containing protein: protein MPRRIFEAMPATDAVILPPSATVHAAAVAMKERRQCVVLAMTAGRLDGILTEQDVVRRVVAERRDAERVTVAEVMTRHPDTIPATDLALAGL, encoded by the coding sequence ATGCCGCGCCGAATCTTCGAAGCGATGCCCGCCACTGACGCGGTGATCCTGCCTCCCTCGGCCACGGTCCACGCCGCGGCGGTGGCGATGAAGGAGCGGCGGCAGTGCGTGGTGCTCGCCATGACCGCCGGCCGGCTGGACGGCATCCTCACCGAGCAGGACGTGGTTCGCCGCGTCGTCGCCGAGCGGCGGGATGCGGAGCGCGTCACCGTAGCCGAAGTCATGACCCGGCATCCGGACACGATCCCCGCCACGGACCTCGCGCTCGCGGGCCTTTAG
- a CDS encoding PHA/PHB synthase family protein, whose protein sequence is MALGLWTSWLEANVGAVRDWSGAVRPWWQVSPNDLTGTLLDAGTRRLNDVLANDPVLRSIDGLWNANPFRTIVPVDWAEVAHALRTVWMQSLSRPDRTFRRAADAQAGVWTSAMEAWNDAGRRWWGLADGKGTDTAGSGSAPHGDKRFAAPEWHTNPAYRTLKEVYLLASDWLLEQGEQADGLDDAERRRLTFHLRQFVDAMSPTLLLFSNPAALRRVLETGGVSLADGARNLLSDLREGRLSMVDATAFEPGRNLATTPGKIVHRNRLIELIQYQPAGGAVHAVPLLILPPWINKYYILDLQPKNSMVRHLVEQGFTVFVVSWKNPDASMDGVGFEDYMDLGPLEAADVVRDITGATSINVMGYCIGGTLLAITLAWLAAKRDTRFNAATFMVSLQDFSHVGDTAVFMGEPAVDFIEQQMMERGYLDSREMSNMFNLLRSNDLIWSNVVNNYLMGNKPPAFDLLYWNSDGTRMARAAHSWYLRNTYVENNLIAPGKVRLKGEAIDLGRIPQDVYAVGAEKDHIVPWDSAWRVTQLLKGSKVRYVLASSGHIAGIINPPGGKGTYWTNDAGEPGATAQAWRGKATAHSGSWWTDWTSWLAERSGRKGKPPALGSATHPALADAPGTYVLEK, encoded by the coding sequence ATGGCGCTGGGACTCTGGACATCCTGGCTGGAGGCCAACGTCGGGGCCGTCCGCGATTGGAGCGGAGCCGTCAGGCCATGGTGGCAGGTTTCGCCCAACGATCTCACCGGCACCCTGCTGGACGCCGGAACCCGGCGGCTCAACGACGTCCTCGCCAACGACCCGGTGCTTCGGTCCATCGATGGCCTGTGGAACGCCAATCCCTTCCGCACCATCGTGCCGGTCGACTGGGCGGAGGTCGCCCACGCGCTCCGGACCGTGTGGATGCAGTCGCTCAGCCGCCCGGACAGGACCTTCCGCAGGGCCGCCGATGCCCAGGCGGGCGTCTGGACGTCCGCGATGGAGGCCTGGAACGACGCAGGCCGCCGCTGGTGGGGGCTGGCCGACGGCAAAGGGACGGACACCGCCGGATCGGGTTCGGCGCCCCACGGCGACAAGCGCTTCGCCGCACCGGAATGGCACACCAACCCGGCCTACCGGACGCTCAAGGAGGTGTACCTGCTGGCCTCCGACTGGCTGCTGGAGCAGGGCGAGCAGGCCGACGGCCTCGACGACGCCGAACGGCGGCGGCTGACCTTCCATCTCCGCCAGTTCGTCGACGCCATGAGCCCGACGCTTTTGCTGTTCTCCAACCCGGCCGCCTTGCGCCGGGTGTTGGAAACCGGTGGCGTCAGCCTGGCCGACGGCGCGCGCAACCTGCTCTCGGACCTGCGGGAGGGCCGCCTCAGCATGGTGGACGCCACCGCCTTCGAACCGGGGCGCAATCTGGCGACGACCCCCGGCAAGATCGTCCACCGCAACCGGCTGATCGAGCTGATCCAGTATCAGCCGGCGGGCGGGGCGGTGCATGCGGTGCCGCTCCTCATCCTGCCGCCGTGGATCAACAAGTACTACATCCTCGACCTCCAGCCGAAGAACTCGATGGTGCGCCATCTGGTCGAGCAAGGTTTCACGGTGTTCGTGGTCTCGTGGAAGAACCCGGACGCCTCGATGGACGGTGTCGGCTTCGAGGACTACATGGACCTCGGCCCGCTGGAGGCCGCCGACGTGGTGCGCGACATCACCGGGGCCACCTCCATCAATGTGATGGGCTACTGCATCGGCGGCACGCTGCTCGCCATTACGCTCGCCTGGCTGGCGGCGAAGCGCGACACCCGGTTTAACGCCGCCACCTTCATGGTGTCGCTCCAGGATTTCTCCCATGTCGGCGACACCGCGGTGTTCATGGGCGAACCGGCGGTGGACTTCATCGAACAGCAGATGATGGAGCGCGGCTACCTCGACAGCCGGGAGATGAGCAACATGTTCAACCTCCTGCGCTCCAACGACCTGATCTGGTCGAACGTCGTCAACAACTACCTGATGGGCAACAAGCCCCCGGCCTTCGATCTTCTGTATTGGAACAGCGACGGCACCCGCATGGCGCGGGCGGCGCACAGCTGGTACCTGCGCAACACCTATGTCGAGAACAACCTGATCGCTCCGGGCAAGGTCAGGCTCAAGGGCGAGGCCATCGACCTCGGGCGCATCCCTCAGGACGTCTACGCGGTCGGCGCGGAGAAGGACCACATCGTGCCCTGGGACTCCGCGTGGCGCGTCACGCAGCTGCTCAAGGGGAGCAAGGTGCGCTACGTGCTGGCGTCCAGCGGGCACATCGCCGGCATCATCAACCCGCCCGGCGGCAAGGGCACCTACTGGACCAACGATGCCGGAGAGCCCGGCGCGACCGCGCAGGCGTGGCGCGGGAAGGCCACCGCGCACAGCGGCAGCTGGTGGACGGACTGGACGTCATGGTTGGCTGAACGGTCGGGTCGAAAGGGAAAGCCGCCGGCGCTGGGCAGCGCGACGCACCCGGCGCTCGCCGACGCGCCCGGAACCTATGTCCTGGAAAAGTAA
- a CDS encoding pentapeptide repeat-containing protein, producing MSERFRISARHESTPAERVRPSAEALDAVLAAHRLWLESVGQEGRQADLRHADLSGRSLWRADLRRARLDGCDLRGADLDHVDASGANFDGACLERASLWNARLGAARLCQADLRNANLDHADLSGADLSDADCTETSLWGARLHGADLRTATGLMGDQLANALGDPDTRLPDRREE from the coding sequence ATGTCGGAGCGTTTCCGCATCTCTGCCAGGCATGAATCCACGCCGGCGGAGAGAGTACGGCCGTCTGCCGAAGCACTCGACGCCGTGTTGGCCGCTCACCGCCTGTGGCTTGAGAGCGTGGGGCAGGAGGGCCGTCAAGCCGACTTGCGCCATGCCGATCTGTCCGGCCGGTCGCTGTGGCGCGCCGACCTGCGCCGGGCGCGGCTCGATGGCTGTGATCTGAGGGGCGCCGACCTCGACCATGTCGACGCTTCGGGCGCGAACTTTGACGGCGCTTGCCTGGAACGGGCCTCGTTGTGGAACGCCCGGCTCGGCGCGGCCCGCCTGTGTCAAGCCGACCTCCGGAATGCGAACCTTGATCATGCCGACCTGTCCGGCGCGGACCTGTCGGACGCGGATTGCACCGAAACCAGTTTGTGGGGAGCGCGGTTGCACGGTGCCGACCTGCGGACCGCAACCGGCCTTATGGGCGATCAGCTCGCCAACGCCCTGGGTGATCCGGACACACGCCTGCCGGACCGGCGGGAGGAGTGA
- a CDS encoding TniB family NTP-binding protein produces MTDAHGHLGTSARDVIGLSPEERIARMQSRRFTEYPRCRMVLDLLSDQVNQPSGVVKPNLLVWGESGQGKSTIMKKHLRDHPAVFDKQTGVRRAAVVGLEMPPMCDVKWFYIKLLGAIDAPVSESRSSLPVLADRVVALYRLMGVRQILVDEAHNMLMGSVRQQRMMLAVIRNLSNELGIPLVLFGIQDAREALMHDRQLTRRFRFIELPMWGAGEEFQSLVGSILRSLPLRRPSPLTTRALKTLLTHSDGGTAKLFETFIDLGIDAIRSGEERITPEMIKDYVSLPALA; encoded by the coding sequence ATGACTGACGCACACGGGCATCTGGGAACCTCGGCGCGCGATGTGATCGGGCTGTCCCCCGAGGAACGGATCGCCCGGATGCAGAGCCGCCGCTTCACCGAGTACCCGCGCTGCCGCATGGTGCTCGATCTGCTGAGCGACCAGGTCAACCAGCCGAGCGGCGTGGTGAAGCCCAACCTGCTGGTCTGGGGCGAGTCCGGACAGGGCAAGTCGACCATCATGAAAAAGCACCTGCGCGACCACCCGGCGGTCTTCGACAAGCAGACCGGCGTGCGGCGCGCGGCGGTGGTTGGCCTGGAAATGCCGCCGATGTGCGACGTCAAATGGTTCTACATCAAGCTGCTCGGCGCCATCGACGCGCCGGTCAGCGAATCCCGCAGCAGCCTGCCGGTCCTGGCGGACCGGGTGGTTGCCCTCTATCGCCTGATGGGCGTTCGTCAGATCCTGGTCGACGAGGCGCACAACATGCTGATGGGCAGCGTGCGGCAGCAGCGCATGATGCTGGCGGTGATCCGGAATCTGTCCAACGAGCTGGGCATTCCGCTGGTGCTTTTCGGCATCCAGGACGCCCGCGAGGCCCTGATGCACGACCGTCAGCTGACACGGCGTTTCCGTTTCATCGAACTGCCGATGTGGGGAGCCGGGGAGGAGTTCCAGTCCCTGGTCGGCAGCATCCTGCGCTCCTTGCCGCTGCGCCGCCCTTCGCCCCTGACGACGCGCGCGCTCAAGACTCTGCTGACCCACAGCGACGGCGGGACGGCCAAGCTGTTCGAAACCTTCATCGACCTCGGCATCGACGCCATCCGCTCCGGGGAGGAGCGCATCACGCCGGAGATGATCAAGGATTACGTCAGCCTGCCGGCCCTGGCGTGA
- a CDS encoding DUF2147 domain-containing protein, with amino-acid sequence MIGTLNHALSILLLSSSVTLQAGFLVLATMSGAVSATDLHGVWLTEDKDAALKISECAGQLCGRIVWLESSTEPGGSLRLDRNNPDPARHAQRICGLVVITGLRSTGADTWDGSVYNPQDGRTYRGTITALSDQTLKVHAYIGLPIFGRSQTWTRVRNSSANDIEYNCRSGR; translated from the coding sequence GTGATCGGCACATTGAACCATGCGTTGAGCATTCTGCTTCTTTCGTCCTCAGTGACGTTGCAGGCAGGATTTCTGGTGCTTGCCACGATGTCGGGGGCGGTTTCGGCCACAGACCTGCACGGTGTCTGGCTGACGGAGGACAAGGACGCCGCCCTCAAAATTTCTGAATGCGCTGGTCAGCTTTGCGGCCGAATTGTCTGGTTGGAGAGTTCGACGGAACCGGGTGGATCGCTTCGACTGGACCGGAACAATCCCGATCCTGCCAGGCATGCACAACGGATATGTGGGCTTGTTGTCATAACCGGCCTCAGATCCACCGGCGCCGATACGTGGGACGGGTCAGTCTACAACCCGCAGGATGGCCGGACCTACCGCGGCACCATCACCGCTTTGTCGGATCAGACATTGAAAGTTCACGCCTATATCGGCCTGCCGATCTTCGGCAGAAGCCAAACTTGGACACGGGTGAGAAACTCGTCCGCAAACGATATAGAATACAACTGTCGCAGCGGCCGATAG
- a CDS encoding exopolysaccharide biosynthesis protein — protein sequence MIARAPTSVVLNGVLGEAPAEHVTLDWLIGRLGLRSFGVILLLLALVGVLPGVSAMAGVLLTIVAFQMILDRPGPAFPRRIASRHVETRRLAAIIGRTVPVLRYLERFIRPRWATPFTATKRVVGGVVLLLGASLLIPVPLSNLPPALLIVLIAFAYLEEDGALLCVALVGTLLLSVIAAGAAWQAMSAAGWLPSVL from the coding sequence ATGATCGCGCGTGCGCCCACATCCGTGGTGCTGAACGGGGTTCTCGGCGAAGCGCCCGCGGAGCATGTGACGCTGGACTGGCTCATCGGAAGGCTCGGCCTCCGTTCCTTCGGTGTCATCCTCCTTCTCCTCGCGCTCGTCGGCGTGCTTCCGGGCGTGTCGGCCATGGCCGGCGTGCTGCTCACCATCGTCGCGTTCCAGATGATCCTGGATCGTCCCGGTCCCGCCTTTCCCCGCCGCATCGCCAGCCGCCATGTCGAGACCCGCCGGCTGGCCGCGATCATCGGCCGGACCGTCCCGGTGTTGCGCTACCTGGAACGCTTCATCCGCCCGCGCTGGGCCACCCCGTTCACGGCAACCAAGCGGGTGGTCGGCGGTGTCGTCCTGCTGCTCGGCGCGAGCCTCCTCATCCCTGTCCCCTTGAGCAACCTTCCCCCGGCGCTGCTCATCGTTCTGATCGCCTTCGCCTATCTGGAGGAGGACGGCGCGCTGCTCTGCGTCGCGCTGGTCGGCACGCTCCTTCTGTCCGTGATCGCCGCGGGAGCGGCCTGGCAGGCGATGAGCGCGGCCGGTTGGCTGCCGAGCGTGCTGTAG
- a CDS encoding cold-shock protein — MAIGTVKWFNSTRGYGFIQPEDASANVFVHISAVDRSGIGHLNEGQKLSFEAVRDPRRGKVPAEGRRAL, encoded by the coding sequence ATGGCCATCGGCACCGTGAAGTGGTTCAACTCCACCAGGGGCTACGGCTTCATCCAGCCGGAGGACGCCTCGGCGAACGTCTTCGTCCACATCTCCGCCGTCGACCGTTCCGGCATCGGCCATCTCAACGAAGGACAGAAGCTGTCGTTCGAGGCCGTCCGCGACCCGCGGCGGGGCAAGGTTCCGGCCGAGGGTCGGCGCGCGCTTTGA
- a CDS encoding TniQ family protein produces MTGGPLFTTVPGLPVVPLPAKGEALNSWIWAIAHIYGLTPVAYLRRLGIPHRWVTKAIKQDLVIQPMPSVMERLQADTGMAPDVVWGMTFVGLDRELENACRRHHAPCAACVNEASRQAGRPVELLHARAAWRIVCPDHLPDPKPMEMTDGLPLAAFHGQVRTIIRFLDRAAFDPQAFEGIVGTRMAPAFTVTVFLRFVFLLNTHLSVRITEFDELRDWAGFRIRRAFTRNAAGEPTRLPPPERNNPAISLVLAWQLVTAPLRTLLAGLHTVNPVHRKTARDTGQLIALACLLLEFWPGEMLTPLLTRLALSRQDWNGDGGRTGLAIATTAPWSNDPSHSARLAEAHWTHTAWTRVLFSNAIWNRHHRRVSQFPVAGPFRGRLLAANGQAAPLIGEIRREAGQSGRKKPAGLGRFQAKPAPAVQEAHAAPPQPVSVPAVPTHIAQAVQFALDAHGPLPTGKLSVRQRRAVLRKLSAAAVRCLNQEAWCGSPAPPTRPATPSLKTR; encoded by the coding sequence GTGACCGGCGGGCCGCTGTTCACCACCGTGCCGGGGTTGCCGGTGGTGCCGCTCCCGGCCAAGGGAGAAGCTCTGAACAGCTGGATCTGGGCGATCGCACACATCTACGGGCTGACACCGGTGGCTTATCTTCGGCGGTTGGGCATTCCGCATCGCTGGGTGACCAAGGCGATCAAACAGGATCTGGTGATCCAGCCGATGCCGAGCGTGATGGAGCGGCTTCAGGCTGACACCGGGATGGCTCCGGACGTGGTTTGGGGCATGACCTTCGTTGGGCTGGACCGCGAACTGGAGAACGCCTGCCGACGCCACCACGCCCCTTGCGCAGCGTGTGTGAACGAAGCGTCCCGGCAGGCGGGGCGACCTGTTGAGTTGCTTCATGCGCGGGCCGCGTGGCGGATCGTCTGCCCCGATCATCTGCCCGACCCGAAGCCGATGGAGATGACGGACGGTCTCCCGCTGGCGGCCTTCCATGGCCAGGTGCGAACCATCATCAGGTTTCTCGACCGGGCGGCGTTCGATCCGCAGGCCTTTGAAGGCATCGTCGGCACACGGATGGCGCCAGCCTTCACGGTCACGGTCTTCCTGCGCTTCGTGTTTCTGCTGAACACGCATCTCAGCGTCCGCATCACCGAGTTCGATGAACTGCGTGACTGGGCGGGGTTCCGCATCCGGCGGGCCTTCACCCGGAACGCGGCCGGCGAACCGACGCGGCTTCCGCCGCCGGAACGGAACAATCCGGCCATCTCCCTGGTTCTGGCGTGGCAGCTCGTGACCGCTCCGCTCCGTACGCTGCTGGCCGGTCTGCACACCGTCAATCCGGTTCACCGCAAGACAGCACGGGACACAGGACAGCTCATCGCCCTGGCCTGTCTCCTGCTGGAGTTTTGGCCGGGCGAGATGCTGACCCCGCTGTTGACTAGGCTCGCCTTGTCCCGCCAGGACTGGAACGGCGATGGCGGCCGCACCGGGCTGGCCATCGCCACGACCGCTCCGTGGAGCAACGACCCGAGCCATTCCGCGCGCTTGGCCGAGGCGCACTGGACGCACACCGCCTGGACCCGCGTTCTGTTCTCCAATGCGATCTGGAACCGCCATCACCGGCGGGTTTCCCAGTTCCCGGTCGCCGGACCGTTCCGCGGGCGGTTGTTGGCTGCCAACGGGCAAGCGGCGCCCCTGATCGGGGAGATCCGCCGCGAGGCGGGACAGAGCGGCCGGAAGAAACCTGCCGGTTTGGGGCGGTTCCAGGCAAAACCGGCGCCGGCGGTCCAAGAGGCGCACGCAGCGCCGCCGCAGCCGGTGTCGGTGCCCGCCGTCCCAACGCACATCGCCCAGGCTGTCCAGTTCGCCTTGGACGCCCATGGCCCCTTGCCGACCGGAAAGCTCAGCGTGCGCCAACGGCGTGCGGTGCTGCGCAAGCTGTCCGCCGCCGCGGTTCGATGCTTGAATCAAGAGGCGTGGTGCGGGTCCCCGGCGCCCCCCACACGACCCGCCACCCCATCCCTGAAGACGCGTTGA
- the ybaL gene encoding YbaL family putative K(+) efflux transporter — protein MPHETTFIATIVVGLVLAFLGGLLASKLRLPPLVGYLLAGVAAGPFTPGFVADEGLASQLAEIGVILLMFGVGLHFSIKDLLAVRAIAIPGALGQIVMATALGIGVAHIWGWPFGAGLVFGLALSVASTVVLLRALEERNILDSPNGRIAVGWLIVEDLAMVLALVLLPALAGVLGGTPRGAADEAGGGVLAATLALTLGKVAVFLALVLVVGTRAIPWLLMQVARTGSRELFTLSVLATALGIAFGSSELFGVSFALGAFFAGVVLSESDFSHQAAADALPLQDAFAVLFFVSVGMLFDPMILVHEPLAVLAVILVIVLGKTLVAFGIVMAFGYPASTALTVSASLAQVGEFSFILAGLGVTLGLLPPEGRDLILAGALLSITLNPLVFAGLDRLSGWLRRRPGMLGRLERQRNDRLSVLPPAHEGPRDHAVIVGYGRVGSVVGKGLKSQNLPIVVIDQSRRRVEALRKRGVPAVYGDATTPGVLEAAGTRRARLIVVATPQGYQTRRVLDLARRINPSIDTAVRTHSEAEVAHLERQGVGLAIMGERELAFGLMDYALRSFGSSDDKARAVVQGVRVAGEGGVYERRHGEPWREAPELRQHRDEAPPPD, from the coding sequence ATGCCGCACGAGACGACATTCATCGCCACCATCGTCGTGGGCTTGGTTCTCGCCTTCCTGGGCGGCCTTCTCGCCAGCAAGCTCCGGTTGCCTCCCCTTGTCGGCTATCTGCTGGCCGGTGTCGCGGCCGGCCCCTTCACGCCCGGCTTCGTTGCCGACGAGGGGCTGGCATCCCAGCTTGCCGAGATCGGCGTCATCCTCCTGATGTTCGGGGTCGGCCTCCATTTCTCGATCAAGGATCTGCTCGCCGTCCGCGCCATCGCGATCCCCGGCGCCCTCGGCCAGATCGTGATGGCGACGGCGCTCGGCATCGGCGTCGCGCACATCTGGGGCTGGCCGTTCGGCGCGGGCCTGGTGTTCGGGTTGGCGCTGTCGGTCGCCAGCACCGTGGTGCTGCTGCGCGCCCTTGAGGAGCGCAACATCCTGGATTCGCCGAACGGACGGATCGCCGTCGGCTGGCTCATCGTCGAGGATCTCGCCATGGTGCTGGCGCTGGTGCTGTTGCCGGCTCTGGCGGGCGTGCTCGGCGGTACGCCGCGCGGCGCGGCGGACGAAGCCGGCGGCGGCGTCCTGGCCGCGACCCTGGCGCTGACGCTGGGCAAGGTCGCGGTGTTCCTGGCCCTCGTGCTGGTGGTCGGTACGCGCGCCATCCCGTGGCTTCTGATGCAGGTCGCCCGGACCGGCTCGCGCGAGCTGTTCACGCTCTCGGTGCTGGCGACCGCGCTCGGCATCGCCTTCGGCTCGTCCGAGCTGTTCGGCGTCTCCTTCGCGCTGGGAGCCTTCTTCGCCGGCGTCGTCCTGAGCGAAAGCGATTTCAGCCATCAGGCCGCGGCCGACGCGTTGCCGCTTCAGGACGCCTTCGCGGTGCTGTTCTTCGTCTCGGTCGGCATGCTGTTCGACCCGATGATCCTGGTCCATGAGCCGTTGGCCGTGCTCGCCGTCATCCTGGTCATCGTCCTCGGCAAGACGCTGGTGGCGTTCGGCATCGTGATGGCGTTCGGCTATCCGGCCTCGACCGCGCTCACCGTGTCGGCCAGTCTGGCGCAGGTCGGCGAGTTCTCGTTCATCCTGGCCGGCCTCGGGGTGACGCTCGGGCTGCTGCCGCCGGAGGGGCGCGACCTGATCCTCGCGGGCGCACTGCTCTCGATCACGCTCAACCCGTTGGTGTTCGCCGGCCTCGACCGTCTCTCCGGCTGGCTGCGCCGGAGGCCGGGCATGCTGGGCCGTCTCGAACGCCAGAGAAACGACAGACTGTCCGTGCTGCCTCCGGCCCACGAAGGCCCGCGGGACCATGCGGTCATCGTCGGTTACGGACGGGTCGGCAGCGTCGTCGGCAAGGGCTTGAAAAGCCAGAACCTGCCGATCGTGGTCATCGACCAGAGCCGCCGGCGGGTCGAGGCGTTGCGCAAACGCGGCGTGCCGGCGGTCTATGGGGACGCGACGACGCCGGGCGTCCTGGAGGCCGCCGGCACCCGACGGGCGCGGCTCATCGTCGTCGCCACACCCCAGGGCTACCAGACACGGCGCGTCCTCGATCTCGCGCGCCGGATCAACCCCTCCATCGACACGGCGGTGCGGACCCACAGCGAGGCGGAGGTCGCCCACCTGGAAAGGCAAGGCGTGGGTCTGGCGATCATGGGGGAGCGTGAACTCGCCTTCGGGCTGATGGACTACGCCCTGCGCAGTTTCGGTTCCTCGGACGACAAGGCGCGGGCCGTGGTCCAGGGGGTTCGGGTCGCGGGCGAGGGCGGCGTCTACGAGCGGCGGCACGGCGAGCCTTGGCGCGAGGCGCCGGAACTGCGCCAGCACCGCGACGAGGCCCCGCCACCCGATTGA
- a CDS encoding sensor histidine kinase, whose amino-acid sequence MLPIMNGFRPNLPGTTERSDAERQVDAVQRQGGIFARAVAVTRMPMIVTDATLPGNPVIFANDAFLDISGYTMDEVLGQEPHFLDGPDTDPATIQRFKAALAEQRDETLEVLQYRKDGGTLWAALFVGGWADASGRVVHHFLSFLDITRRRVAEDELRHLTRDLERRVAERTQELTAANARLSRLLAENGVLLREVDHRAKNSLAIASSLLITQAYQQADPTVRALFLETQERLGAMAQAHHLLSKSRDPSRIGLAPYLRDLCASLMTAAGTNTGIRIEAQADEDIHVPANHAIALGLVVNELVTNAVKHAFPSSRTGHIKVTARRSGASHVMLRVRDNGVGMSGDREGALGYGIVRSLVEQIDGEMDIGHDSGVAVTVTFPG is encoded by the coding sequence ATGCTGCCGATCATGAACGGCTTCCGGCCAAACCTGCCCGGCACAACGGAGCGCTCCGATGCGGAGCGGCAGGTGGACGCGGTGCAGCGGCAGGGAGGAATCTTCGCCCGGGCGGTTGCGGTCACGCGGATGCCGATGATCGTCACCGATGCAACGCTGCCGGGCAATCCGGTGATCTTCGCCAACGACGCCTTTCTGGACATCTCCGGCTACACCATGGACGAAGTCCTCGGGCAGGAGCCGCATTTCCTGGACGGGCCGGACACCGATCCCGCGACGATCCAACGGTTCAAGGCGGCCCTTGCCGAGCAGCGCGACGAAACGCTGGAAGTCCTGCAGTACCGCAAGGACGGCGGCACACTGTGGGCAGCGCTGTTCGTCGGCGGTTGGGCCGATGCCAGCGGCCGGGTCGTCCACCATTTCCTGTCCTTCCTGGACATCACGCGCCGCCGCGTCGCCGAGGACGAACTGCGGCACCTCACCCGGGACCTGGAGCGGCGCGTGGCCGAGCGGACGCAGGAGTTGACGGCGGCCAACGCGCGCCTGTCCCGCCTTCTGGCGGAGAACGGGGTGCTGCTGCGCGAGGTGGACCACCGGGCCAAGAACAGCCTGGCCATCGCATCGTCGCTGCTGATCACCCAGGCCTACCAGCAAGCGGACCCGACGGTCAGGGCACTCTTCCTGGAAACGCAGGAGCGGCTGGGGGCGATGGCGCAGGCCCACCATCTGCTCAGCAAATCCCGGGACCCCAGCCGGATCGGCCTCGCTCCCTACCTGAGGGATCTCTGCGCGTCCCTGATGACGGCGGCCGGCACGAACACCGGCATCCGGATCGAGGCGCAGGCGGACGAGGACATTCACGTGCCGGCCAACCACGCCATCGCGCTGGGGCTGGTGGTGAACGAACTGGTCACCAACGCCGTGAAGCACGCGTTTCCGTCGTCTCGAACGGGGCACATCAAGGTGACGGCCCGGCGGTCGGGCGCCAGCCATGTGATGCTGCGCGTGCGCGACAACGGAGTGGGTATGTCCGGCGATCGCGAAGGTGCCCTTGGCTATGGGATCGTCCGCTCCCTCGTCGAACAGATCGACGGCGAGATGGACATCGGCCACGATTCCGGTGTCGCCGTGACGGTCACGTTTCCGGGATGA